In Dasypus novemcinctus isolate mDasNov1 chromosome 10, mDasNov1.1.hap2, whole genome shotgun sequence, one DNA window encodes the following:
- the LOC101422716 gene encoding olfactory receptor 52B4-like, producing MTTLNHTGITHTVFRLLGIPGLEDQHIWISIPFFTSYVIALLGNSLLIFIILTRNSLHEPMYFFLCMLSGADVVLSSCTVPQALAIFWFGAGEISLDRCITQLFFIHSTFISESGILLMMAFDRYIAICYPLRYTIILTYALIGKIGVMIFLRSFGTILPIVFLLKRLTFCKGNILLHSGCNHIVLAHISCDDIRVNIWYGIFVLISTVVLDIVLIFISYVLILRAVFHMPSQDARHKALNTCVSHVCVIILFYGPGIFTILTQRFGHHISPHIHVLLANVCILAPPMLNPIIYGIKTKQIRDQIVHVLFTMQK from the coding sequence ATGACTACCTTGAACCACACTGGGATCACCCACACAGTCTTCCGCTTGTTAGGCATTCCTGGCCTAGAGGACCAGCATATATGGATTTCCATTCCCTTCTTCACTTCCTATGTCATTGCCCTGCTTGGGAACAGCCTGCTCATCTTCATTATCCTTACAAGGAACAGCCTCCATgaacccatgtacttcttcctctgcaTGCTATCAGGAGCAGATGTTGTCCTCTCCTCGTGCACAGTACCTCAGGCCTTGGCCATCTTTTGGTTTGGTGCTGGGGAGATCTCCCTGGATCGGTGCATCACTCAACTCTTCTTCATCCATTCCACTTTCATCTCTGAGTCTGGGATCTTGTTGATGATGGCATTTGACCGCTACATTGCCATATGCTACCCACTGAGATACACCATTATTCTTACATATGCCCTGATTGGGAAAATTGGAGTAATGATCTTTCTGAGAAGCTTTGGTACAATTTTGCCCATAGTATTTCTTTTGAAAAGATTGACATTTTGTAAAGGTAACATCCTTCTGCACAGTGGTTGTAATCATATTGTTTTAGCCCACATTTCCTGTGATGACATCAGAGTAAACATCTGGTATGGGATTTTTGTTCTGATATCAACAGTGGTCTTGGATATTgtgctaatttttatttcttatgtacTGATTCTCCGTGCTGTCTTCCACATGCCTTCCCAAGATGCTCGCCACAAAGCTCTCAATACCTGTGTCTCCCATGTCTGTGTCATTATCCTCTTTTATGGGCCTGGAATCTTTACAATCCTTACTCAGCGATTTGGACACCATATCTCTCCCCATATCCATGTCCTACTAGCTAATGTCTGCATTCTGGCTCCACCTATGTTAAATCCTATCATTTACGGGATCAAGACCAAACAGATTCGGGACCAAATAGTTCATGTGCTATTTACAATGCAGAAATAA